A stretch of Mus caroli chromosome 5, CAROLI_EIJ_v1.1, whole genome shotgun sequence DNA encodes these proteins:
- the Alkbh4 gene encoding alpha-ketoglutarate-dependent dioxygenase alkB homolog 4 codes for MAAAAEVSHLQECGCKGIRTCLICERQRHRDPPWQICLQKKCCFLYCPDTGWALGAEGSDLEGWAFPFPGVTLIQDFVTPEEEAEMVRLMDCDPWKLSQSGRRKQDYGPKVNFRKQKLKMAGFQGLPGFSQKVVQRMGLYPGLEDFQPVEQCNLDYSPERGSAIDPHLDDAWLWGERLVSLNLLSATVVSMSPEAPGSLLLCSAPSVRPDAFEDSIVAPSKSVPCQEVEVAISVPRRSLLVLRGASRHQWTHAIHRRHIKARRVCATFRELSSEFLPGGKQQXLGQELLQAALSXQGXPV; via the exons ATGGCGGCGGCGGCTGAAGTTTCTCATTTGCAGGAGTGCGGCTGTAAGGGCATCCGNACCTGTCTTATCTGCGAGAGACAACGCCACAGGGACCCGCCCTGGCAGATCTGCCTTCAG AAAAAATGCTGTTTCCTCTACTGCCCGGACACAGGCTGGGCCTTGGGGGCCGAGGGCTCTGACTTGGAGGGTTGGGCATTCCCCTTCCCAGGAGTGACACTGATACAGGACTTTGTGACCccagaggaagaagctgagatGGTGCGTCTGATGGACTGCGACCCCTGGAAGCTCTCACAGTCCGGGAGGAGGAAGCAG GACTATGGCCCTAAAGTTAATTTTCGGAAGCAGAAGCTGAAGATGGCGGGCTTCCAGGGTCTCCCTGGCTTTAGCCAGAAGGTAGTCCAGAGAATGGGCCTTTACCCGGGGCTGGAGGACTTCCAGCCTGTGGAACAGTGCAATCTGGACTACAGCCCTGAGCGGGGCTCCGCCATCGACCCCCACCTGGATGACGCCTGGCTGTGGGGCGAGCGGTTGGTGAGCCTCAACCTCCTGTCAGCTACAGTGGTGTCCATGTCTCCAGAGGCCCCTGGCAGCCTGCTTCTCTGCTCAGCCCCCTCCGTCAGACCTGATGCTTTTGAGGACAGCATTGTGGCTCCTAGCAAGTCTGTCCCCTGCCAAGAGGTGGAGGTGGCCATCTCAGTACCCCGCCGCTCCCTGTTGGTGCTTAGAGGGGCCTCGCGGCACCAGTGGACACACGCCATCCACCGCAGACACATCAAGGCCCGCCGTGTGTGCGCCACCTTCAGGGAGCTATCCAGTGAGTTCCTGCCTGGAGGGAAGCAGCAANAACTGGGCCAAGAACTGCTGCAGGCTGCACTCTCGTTNCAGGGGANACCNGTNTGA
- the Lrwd1 gene encoding leucine-rich repeat and WD repeat-containing protein 1, whose product MAPLTPQLLLQRGRPKTDKLGKIQSLNRISRQTEMWEIGSQPPVSGKPGANALSLARSGKTDEILRDVEGSCAREVASKRPGKDPVTLPPSKRVRALPPAQAEGSPMGADGGQAALHLEPLHFLQCHSRNNSPKDLETQLWACAFEPAREEGHSRAPSQTVATCGGEAVCVIDCQTGLVLHKYKVPGEEFFSVAWTALTVVTQAGHKKRWNMLAAAGLRGMVRLLHVRAGFCCXVIRAHKKAIATLCFSPSHETHLFTASYDKRIILWDIGVPNQDYKFQARQLLTLNCGSVPLRLCPVATCPDDFLLAGCEGGCGCWDLNSGPSEEQVCEANFIFSEDSNVSGQRVDGLAFVNEDVVASKGSGQGTIYLWSWSQTWAGRGRQSVLPVVILVRLQWSXTNLAYFSLSTCPGKNLVLCGDEEGSVWIYDVEHLLKQPPQATTLQPPTQILKWPQPTALGQPVTKTMINTVVANAAFTYLTALTDSNIVSIWKRC is encoded by the exons ATGGCTCCTCTCACGCCGCAGCTGCTCCTGCAACGTGGGCGACCCAAGACGGATAAGCTGGGGAAGATTCAGAGTTTGAA TCGAATCTCGCGCCAAACGGAGATGTGGGAGATTGGTAGCCAACCCCCAGTGTCGGGTAAACCTGGAGCGAACGCCCTTAGCCTTGCGCGGAGTGGAAAGACTGATGAGATATTAAGGGATGTTGAGGGATCCTGT gccagagaggtggcttcAAAACGGCCAGGTAAAGACCCAGTCACCCTCCCTCCCAGCAAGCGGGTGCGTGCTCTCCCACCAGCTCAGGCTGAGGGCAGTCCTATGGGTGCTGATGGAGGGCAG GCTGCCCTACACCTGGAACCCCTGCACTTCCTGCAGTGTCATAGCAGAAACAACAGCCCAAAAGACCTGGAGACCCAGCTGTGGGCCTGCGCCTTTGAGCCGGCCCGCGAGGAGG GACACTCGAGAGCCCCGTCCCAGACCGTGGCCACATGTGGTGGAGAGGCTGTTTGCGTGATAGACTGCCAGACAGGCCTCGTACTCCATAAGTACAAGGTACCAGGCGAG GAGTTCTTCTCAGTGGCCTGGACAGCCCTCACGGTGGTCACCCAGGCAGGCCACAAGAAGCGCTGGAACATGCTGGCAGCTGCAGGCCTCCGAGGCATGGTCCGGCTGCTGCATGTTCGTGCAGGCTTCTGCTGCAGNGTCATCCGGGCCCATAAGAAGGCCATTGCCACCCTCTGCTTCAGCCCCAGCCATGAGACTCACCTCTTCA CTGCTTCCTACGACAAACGGATCATCCTCTGGGACATTGGGGTGCCCAACCAGGATTACAAGTTCCAGGCTCG CCAGCTCCTCACGCTCAACTGTGGTTCTGTCCCCTTGCGCCTCTGTCCTGTTGCCACCTGCCCAGACGACTTCCTACTGGCTGGCTGTGAGGGTGG atgtggttgctgggatttgaactctggaccttcggaagagca GGTTTGTGAGGCGAACTTCATCTTCTCTGAGGACTCCAACGTGTCAGGACAAAGAGTCgatgggctggcatttgtgaaTGAAGACGTGGTGG cCTCCAAAGGTAGTGGACAGGGCACCATCTACCTGTGGAGCTGGAGCCAGACATGGGCAGGCCGGGGCAGACAGTCTGTGTTGCCCGTAGTCATCCTAGTCCGGCTGCAATGGTCANCCACCAACCTGGCCTACTTTTCACTCAGCACCTGTCCCG GCAAAAACCTCGTGCTGTGTGGGGACGAGGAAGGCAGTGTGTGGATCTACGATGTTGAACACCTCCTGAAGCAGCCTCCACAGGCAACAACTCTGCAGCCCCCAACACAG ATCCTGAAGTGGCCCCAGCCAACAGCATTGGGCCAACCAGTGACCAAGACCATGATAAACACAGTCGTGGCCAATGCAGCCTTCACCTACCTCACTGCCCTGACAGACTCCAACATCGTGTCCATCTGGAAGAGATGCTAA
- the Polr2j gene encoding DNA-directed RNA polymerase II subunit RPB11-a, with protein sequence MNAPPAFESFLLFEGEKKITINKDTKVPNACLFTINKEDHTLGNIIKSQLLKDPQVLFAGYKVPHPLEHKIIIRVQTTPDYSPQEAFTNAITDLISELSLLEERFRVAIKDKQEGIE encoded by the exons ATGAACGCCCCTCCGGCCTTCGAGTCGTTCTTGCTCTTCGAGGGCGAGAAGAA AATCACCATTAACAAGGACACTAAGGTTCCCAACGCCTGCTTGTTCACCATCAACAAAGAAGACCACACTCTGGGGAACATCATTAAATC CCAGCTGTTGAAGGACCCGCAGGTGCTGTTTGCTGGCTACAAAGTCCCTCACCCCTTGGAGCACAAGATCATCATTCGTGTGCAGACCACCCCAGACTACAGTCCCCAGGAGGCTTTCACCAATGCCATCACAGACCTCATCAGCGAGCTCTCCCTTCTGGAGGAGCGATTCCGG GTGGCCATCAAGGACAAGCAAGAAGGAATTGAGTAG